The following proteins are co-located in the Calliphora vicina chromosome 2, idCalVici1.1, whole genome shotgun sequence genome:
- the LOC135952101 gene encoding breast cancer anti-estrogen resistance protein 3 homolog, translated as MGNVQTRHLDAKGMAHRRGSIYWNFRYSTMRRKDANTMMVFNSKISIKEWLEFLDLQQYETNFSMYNCVADILDLEDADLRLKGVRNPEHRSKMLSSLVRVQAKRRISMNIDDVSSQISPPLQRRKNSCPPMYLAEYSNLFDSTQSLKRNSYQRGTITPNTKSPVDKKRFTFDETDTIYEELKTRDNNIDNPTNDSATQILDVTMDNDSLNSGSFNQPTSFMGAILPPTNEQQEALALKKALEWELSLDSRDLRSHAWYHGPLPRQRAEEIVQRDGDFLIRDCTSQPDNYVLTCRTKVAVLHFVMNKILVQPDTVYERIQYQFEEDAFDAIPDLITFYVGCGKPISLASGARIQYPCNRTYPLSFYGHKIVGNQLHSQMLAGLRGPSPLNSPLAANAGFRFGGMTTSGFNQQQPSHGMLHHQQSLPTAIGQPMMQQQSPMSSPPRGKLNTAPRLPCKKQRSQSLTPAQAIVVSNIKNAEAGNSADGVIQGGCCGGSAMDNVGNCGSMNQLNQANGHGYRPEARRFSQFEKSNIVCGSPNETQLHSHLENLNMHGKIPTNGFQTIARCTANELVENHMKFTTHSLPRPATNAFRNNLNRTSSLARDFNNDSSASMFSSLEISKIPELPEKPPSPPPKPNRNGGQAPCLPRPNKEVSGLDQQYPLQRQANMAGIYQLSGSDSGNGSGDSMPGDMNEFIMHRGVIIKNPRFMTTSVSSITLKSLSEFDVEAAEDQLFTLEIPDFKPTSKFDVENFSTLLLPSCENKPLDGDALNTFKIMLLETGPKMLAEHITRIDIGLLIEEPNSEPESETDNECNVLECSGLETLTLPQGKIFRNDLIERTQCMKLMVAVTILTCQTDLDRAELLSKWIQVAVETKTALGNLFGFSTIMLGLCMPQIQKLSSAWHLLRQKYTDDAFMFEAKLRPTLISMNECSNPQAPNTTVPHVLLYALLKDRPVIDILNFNNTSEKSSLYNMCITSWESKADDFGMYINYAHLDSSRNFLNNLKLFRKNSKIILEESISRLDELLSDAFRTEFHIKFLWGSKGATATADDRHSKLEKVLALMADKFCNADNGSTTTA; from the exons ATGGGAAATGTACAAACCAGACATTTGGATGCCAAGGGCATGGCCCATCGACGCGGTAGTATTTACTGGAATTTTCGCTATTCCACAATGCGTCGCAAAGATGCCAATACCATGATGGTGTTCAattctaaaatttcaattaaagagTGGCTGGAATTTTTGGACTTGCAACAATATGAAA CCAATTTCAGTATGTACAATTGTGTTGCAGACATCTTGGATCTAGAGGATGCCGACTTAAGACTGAAGGGTGTGCGTAATCCAGAACATCGTTCGAAAATGCTCTCTAGTTTGGTGAGAGTTCAAGCTAAACGTCGTATTTCCATGAACATTGATGATG tatcTAGCCAAATATCACCACCACTACAGAGACGCAAAAACTCATGCCCACCCATGTATCTGGCGGAATACTCAAATCTATTTGATTCAACACAATCACTTAAACGTAATTCTTATCAGCGCGGTACTATAACACCAAATACTAAAAGTCCAGTGGATAAAAAACGTTTCACATTCGATGAGACAGACACCAT CTATGAGGAACTAAAAACTCGTGACAATAACATCGATAATCCAACCAACGATTCTGCTACCCAAATCTTAGACGTCACTATGGATAACGATTCTTTAAACTCGGGTTCCTTTAACCAGCCCACATCGTTTATGGGTGCCATTTTACCGCCAACAAATGAACAGCAAGAAGCTTTGGCCCTTAAGAAAGCCTTAGAATGGGAACTTAGTTTGGATTCACGTGATTTACGTTCACATGCCTGGTACCATGGTCCTCTGCCTAGACAGCGTGCCGAGGAGATTGTTCAGCGAGATGGAGATTTCCTAATCAGAGACTGTACATCACAGCCGGATAATTATGTGTTGACTTGCCGCACTAAGGTGGCGGTGTTGCATTTTGTTATGAATAAG attttggtACAACCAGATACCGTGTACGAACGTATACAATATCAATTTGAGGAGGATGCATTTGATGCCATTCCCGATCTTATAACTTTTTATGTGGGTTGTG gAAAACCCATATCCTTGGCATCTGGAGCTCGCATACAATATCCTTGCAATCGTACTTATCCACTCTCCTTTTATGGCCACAAGATTGTAGGAAATCAATTGCATAGCCAAATGTTGGCAGGTTTAAGAGGACCAAGTCCTCTTAATTCACCCTTGGCAGCTAATGCCGGTTTTCGTTTTGGTGGCATGACCACTTCCGGCTTCAATCAACAACAACCATCACATGGCATGTTACACCATCAGCAGTCTTTGCCCACGGCTATAGGTCAACCAATGATGCAGCAACAAAGTCCCATGTCATCACCACCACGGGGTAAACTTAATACAGCTCCTAGATTACCCTGTAAGAAACAGCGTTCCCAAAGTCTAACTCCAGCCCAGGCAATTGTGGTGTCTAACATTAAAAATGCCGAGGCTGGCAACAGTGCTGATGGTGTAATACAAGGAGGCTGTTGCGGTGGTTCAGCCATGGATAATGTAGGAAATTGTGGTTCTATGAATCAACTAAATCAAGCCAATGGTCATGGTTATCGTCCCGAGGCCAGACGTTTTAGTCAGTTTGAAAAGAGCAACATTGTTTGCGGTTCTCCCAATGAAACCCAGCTGCACTCTCATTTAGAAAACCTAAATATGCATGGTAAAATACCAACCAACGGCTTCCAGACTATAGCTCGTTGTACGGCCAACGAATTGGTGGAAAATCATATGAAATTCACCACTCATTCACTGCCACGACCAGCTACTAATGCTTTTCGCAATAACCTTAATCGTACTTCAAGTTTAGCTAGAGATTTTAATAATGATTCTTCGGCTAGTATGTTTTCAAGTTTGGAAATAAGTAAAATTCCGGAATTGCCCGAAAAACCTCCCAGTCCACCACCAAAACCAAATCGTAATGGGGGTCAAGCTCCCTGTCTACCACGTCCCAATAAGGAAGTATCGGGCTTGGACCAACAATATCCTTTACAGAGGCAGGCAAATATGGCTGGTATTTATCAATTAAGTGGCTCGGATTCGGGTAATGGTTCGGGTGATTCAATGCCAGGCGATATGAACGAATTCATAATGCATCGTGGTGTGATTATAAAAAATCCTCGCTTTATGACTACTTCCGTTTCCTCTATAACCTTGAAAAGTTTGAGCGAATTTGATGTAGAGGCAGCAGAggatcagctgtttactttagAGATACCAGATTTTAAACCG ACCTCCAAATTTGATGTTGAGAATTTCAGTACTCTACTGTTGCCCTCTTGCGAAAATAAGCCTTTGGATGGTGATGCTTTGAATACATTCAAAATCATGTTATTGGAAACTGGCCCCAAAATGCTGGCCGAGCATATAACACGCATAGACATTGGTCTTCTAATAGAAGAACCCAACTCAGAACCCGAATCTGAAACTGACAATGAATGTAATGTCTTGGAATGTTCTGGTTTGGAAACGTTGACTTTGCCACAGGGTAAAATATTTCGCAATGATTTAATTGAGCGCACGCAATGCATGAAATTAATGGTGGCCGTCACAATACTCACTTGTCAAACTGACCTAGATCGTGCCGAACTACTCAGCAAATGGATACAAGTGGCGGTGGAGACCAAGACTGCTTTGGGAAATCTGTTTGGTTTTTCCACCATAATGTTGGGTTTGTGTATGCCTCAA ATCCAAAAACTTAGTTCTGCTTGGCATTTGCTACGTCAAAAATATACCGATGATGCTTTCATGTTCGAAGCCAAACTCCGACCCACCTTAATTAGCATGAATGAGTGCTCAAATCCTCAAGCTCCCAATACCACAGTACCACATGTTTTGCTTTATGCTCTGCTTAAGGATCGTCCGGTTattgatattttgaatttcaataaTACAAGCGAGAAATCTTCGCTTTACAACATGTGCATTACATCGTGGGAGAGTAAGGCTGATGATTTTGGAATGTATATCAACTATGCCCATTTGGATTCATCCCGTAATTTCCTCAATAATTTGAAACTGTTtcgtaaaaattcaaaaattattttggagGAATCGATATCGAGATTGGATGAGCTGTTAAGTGATGCATTTAG aaCCGAATTCCACATCAAATTTCTGTGGGGTAGTAAGGGAGCTACAGCCACTGCTGATGATCGACACTCGAAATTGGAAAAAGTCTTAGCATTAATGGCTGATAAATTTTGCAATGCCGATAATGGATCAACTACAACTGCCTaa